The Helianthus annuus cultivar XRQ/B chromosome 15, HanXRQr2.0-SUNRISE, whole genome shotgun sequence genomic sequence ACTTACTTTTTGTATAGACATGGTTTTTGCCCATAGTCTACATTTCGCTAACTAACATATCGTGTATGATAACATTTTGCTTATAATACTTTTAGCACAATAAGTCTACTATTTGTACTATTTGTGCTATCTATCCATGCGTAAATTTCCACATATCGTGTCACCAATCATAAGTGAAAAGGGCTGTGAAATACACATATATACTAAAACCCTAAAACGTGTCAATGGCGGCTAAGTTCATAATCTGGCTTGTTCAACATCAAGATCCTAAACTTAATACTTGTAACACATTAGAATCATCTCATAATATCATCTTAAGCttcaaaaatgaaaaaaataatcaTGTTATAACTTTTACGTAAATCTCACTTCTTTGCGAAAACCCAAAACCAAACTCGAATGGTGGTAGTGTTGTCCTTTTCTTGTTTGGTGGATTACAAATTTCGTTCCTCAAGTACTGCTTAATCTTCAGGTTTAGCACTAAATTTTCATTTGTTACGATCaaattaagaaaaataaaaaaaaaatgtacTGTCAAACTGAGGACATTGTCTCAATGTGAGGTTCACGTACATGATGGGTTCTCTTTTTAAACTAAATTTTCGTCATATTTTTTCTTGATTTGGAGACATAACTAGAAAAGTTAACGAAACATAAATCTTAGCAAAACGTACAAAACCCaaactttatatttttttttattatttgtatgCGGTAAAACTAGTTTTAAATGCCATTATTTTCACATAATGTTTTTTTATTCTAAATTAAAGGTTGTCTTAATGCTGTAACTTTCTGTTAAATTTTGTTGAACATGTAACCCCAGGGCATTTGACATAAGTCACATAACGGTATTAAGGTGTTTATGAGATGAGATTTTAAGTCGTTCTAAAATGTGGAGGATTTAAGGGTTGTTAATTTGCATTTCAAACAAAACTGGACGAAAATGACAACAAAGTCTCTTGGAAAGTGAAGGGCCTATTTAGATTAGTGGGGCCATGACCATCATGTATCACTTATTTGAATTATTGATTGATCGGATCATTGCATTCCCTTCACACATTTAAAACCGAATGACACTTTCTAagttaccaaacagccccttagtctcTTTGGCGTTTGAAATGGGTTAGAGGAGAAGACTAGAAGAGACTGGGAAACGTATTGATGGGGTTGGTCAATGGGGAGAAAAATGCAAAAGGTACTGCCAGTATACTCTGTTTTTGCCATTTGTAATATAAAATGGAGTCTCTCAAAAGATATGTGATAAGTTAGATTTCTTTCCTATTGTACATTTGAAATGATTATCATTCTCTGTTTCATGGCCCTTATTCTCTCTTCTCACTCAGCTATACCCACTAACATTTCTATGCCTATCTGCCCAGAAAGTTTCAGTTGCCCTGGTTTGGTCCCGTTCAAGTACCCGTTTTACAATGTCAGAGACACTCGATGTGGGTTGATCAAGGTCAACTGTACATCGAAAGGAGGTGAGGTGCAATTTGGAGGACGGTGGCATGAGATTGTTTGGAGGAATTTTGATTTTGATCATAATCCTAATCATATATTCATCCATAACAGAACATTTGAAGATCTTGTGAAAAGTAATAGCTGTGAGGCACTTATGAATACTTTCACTTTTCCAAGTCCAAGCCCTCTTTTGTATTCCATTTCAATAAATCCCAACATCGCTCTCTTCAAATGCACAAAAATACTGAATTCTGCTAATCAAACAGATGCTGATTTTGACCCACATTATTACATGAGCTACAACAGATGCAATGATCGCAACTTCTACTACAAGTATGGGGATGAAACATTTCCAAGTGACCTCCCACAGACATGTCATGTAGTGCAGCTACCTGGGAAATGGCCGTCTAGTCCAGGAATCGATGAAACCAACATATTTTCTCTTCTCTCTTCAAACATCTCAATTTTATTTGAATTGTCACCTCATTGTATTGAATGTCAGAAAAAAGGCCGCGTGTGTAATACTACTGAAAATGGAAATGATGTTCAGTGTTTAGACGTCAAATGGGGTATTTACAGCTTCTCTTTCCTTCTTAATCTTCCCTCATGTTTACCATATTATGGGTACACCAGAATAATATAGGATGTATAGATGCATCTGTGATGCGTCTAACTACAGAGTCCTAATGTTTTTTCTCACCTTATAATATATACATTTGTTTGCTGCAGTAAGCCCAAGCAAGGAACGAACACAGCTGGGTAATTTGCATCAGTGATCCCATGGATTATTATTGAAACTATATGGCGTATATTATATAACTAATGGTTTATATTATTTCCCTATTTGATTTCTGCAGaaaaacataacagtcataagacgATTAAGATTCTGGGTAATACGCCTCTTTGATCCTACGCATTATTACTGGATATGTAAGCATTCAAACACATATATGTAGGAATCTGTACCTGATCAATCTGTTGCATTTTCTTGTTCTAGTTATCGCTGGGTCAGCCTTAATTCTCATACTGGCTTTGGTCATCTTCATAATCTTGCCTCAGTGTAAGAACAACCTTTTTTCCGATGTCTCATCAGGGAGCAAATCTTCAAACCCTAAAACTATagcaataaaaaaatataaattacaaATGCCTGACGTGCACTTATTAACCGTTTCAAATTATTGAAATTTGATAAGTTATAAATATGTTTTTATAAGAAAACATATAGGTATCACAAATTGAAATTTGATAATAAGTTATAAATATGTTTCTTTAAGAAAACATATAGGTATCACAAATACTAAAAGAATAGGGTTTTCCAACCAATGATACACTTGTAAACGTATgattcttgttttgggtaataataaaaaaaaaaaaaaacatacttgTAAAAATTCTTATTCACGGATTTTCCATTGGAAAAAAACCCAATAATTTGTTGAAAATTGCAAGAACCATATAATACACTTGTAAACGTATgattcttgttttgggtaatatATCATAAACATAGTTTTATGTCACCATAATGAACTTATGGATGAACCTATTGATGGTTGCAGTTCTTCGGGTAGAAAAAAGGAAAACTGGATGGAGAAAAAAGGCCAAATACAATGTCAAATTTGAAATGTTTCTAAAGAATCATGAATTCCTAGCTCCAAAAAGGTTCTCTTATGCACAAGTTGAGAAGATGACAAACTCCTTTAAGTTCGAATTAGGCCAAGGTGGTTTCGGCACTGTGTATAAAGGAGCGCTAGGAAACCAAAACCTAGTAGCGGTGAAGATTTTAAGTGAACTTAAAGGTGATGGGGAAGATTTCATTAATGAAGTGGCTAGTGTTGGCAGGACTTCCCATGTTAATATTGTAAGTCTTATTGGATTTTGTTTGGAGGGTCGTAAAAAAGCTTTAATCTATGAATTCATGCCTAATGGTTCCTTAGAGAGGTTCATATACAATCGTGATTCATCGAATAGTAGCCATCTTGGGTGGGAAAAGTTGCACCAGATTGCCATTGGGATTGCTCGAGGTCTAGAATACTTGCATAGGGGTTGTGGCACAAGGAtattacattttgacataaagcCACATAATATTCTATTGGATAATGATTTTTGTCCTAAGATATCCGACTTTGGGCTAGCTAAGTTGTTCCGAGAGAAAGAAAGCAAGATATCCATGTCCCGTATGAGAGGAACACCTGGTTATATTGCTCCCGAACTTTTTTCTAGGAACTTTGGACAGGTTTCCCACAAATCAGATGTTTATAGTTATGGAATGATGATTCTAGAAATGGTTGGAGGGAGAAAAAATATTGAGGTTGGAGTTGATCATACAAGTGAGATATACTTTCCTCACTGGATATATAAGAAGGTTGAATTGCATGAAGACCAACTTGGACTGACCGAGATTGTTACTGATGAAGAAAATAGGATTGCAAAGAAGATGATTATTGTGGGCTTGTGGTGCATACAAACTAGCCCCTTTATCCGACCAACAATCACTAGGGTCTTGGAAATGTTAGAAGGGGAGTTAGAATCATTGGAAATCCCTCCCAAACCTTATCTATCTTCTCCACCAAGATCCTCATCTTCAGTGTAGTTACAATCACTAGCCCCTTTAAGATTGTTCTTGTCTTGACACTCTGTAATATTTTGTAATTTAATTATTGCTACGTTTAAAATTAAATCCTAATAACTACTGATGGGATGTTTCTATTAAGTAGTGCACGTATATATCAAGCATATCATACTTTTTTTCCATTAATGCCACATGTTTGTAAATACACGGTTGCTTATCATTATTTCTAGAGTATTGTAGCCATGGGATACATAAAATTTCAAGAAATAATATAACTGGAAGGTTTTTGTACACTATAATATAAAAAACCTCAAGAGCCCACTTCATATTTTTGGGCTCGTTTGTTTAAGTTTGTAGTCTCCAGAAACTCTACGTGAACAAGCTTAGACTACATATATGAGATCGATAAAAGCTTGCCTCGTTGCAGTCAAGGCCTTTTACCTGAATCATGGTTCATCATGGATACAATGTATTAGAGCAGTTATTATAGGCTCATCGATATtttctatatttttattttcttcatTGTTTAGGCCTGAATCAGCTGTTCACGATCTCTATGCTGGATTCAAATCCTATTCATTTCAAGTCCAAGAAGAaaacctttatccaaaagttGTTAGAACAGCAATCAAGCGAGATCAACAACTCTGGATCTCACCTTATGATCAAAACAACAAAGGCTCTCATTGTTTCTTTACAGACTTTGGATCTCACTAGTCAATTGGTGTTGTTTCAAAGAAATTTGTAGAATTGAATTCAAAGAAGCGTACCTGTTTTTTCTTCAATCTGAGAATTAAGAGATAACCAGAAGGAGTGAAGTAATAATGTCACTTTCATCAAACATCGATGTGAAATCCTGAGCTCTGGCATCATAAACCCAATCAACTTCAGAATGTTCCTCCCTCATAATCACTCCTCTAGAAAAACCCTTGCAGTAGCAGATGTAAATCGTAATGATATGAAGAAATTGGATATTTTGGGTCGAATGTTGCTAATTCTGGATCTTTGGATCCGCGATCCACCCGGGAGGTCCGTTTCTCCTGATGAGAAGGCTTTGAACTGGGCCACAAAATATTAGCCCATGTGACCCAACTTAAGTGATATCCACTTTTGGGCTTATTAACTTTGAGCCTGCATGTATCAAATTTGGGCCTGATTTTACCACCTGAATAAGGCCATGTTTGGATAAGCTTATTTTACCTCCTTATGACTTATTGACTTCTTAGAAAAAAGAGTTTTTGTAAAATGGTATTTGGGTAATAAGGTGATAAGAAGCTTTTTAGCATTGAAAATGAGAAATGAAAAAGTCGGTTGTGACTTTTCCCAAAAAGAGATAAGAAGGTTAAAAAGTTAATAAGGAGAAATGGAAAATATCATTCAAACATGCCCTATCTAAGGCTGAATTTCTTCCCAATCAATTTTCAAATTTGGGGACTTAgttctgataccaacttgtaagtcCTTCAAACTGGGCACCTCATAGCTGGACATCATCATACAAATAGTTTAAATagtaaattacaaattttgtcctttatctatataccAAATTGCAGCCAGTGTCCTTTAGAGTAAAAGTTAACGAGTTccgtacttaatgtttcaaaattcTGCACGTTATGTTCTTTGATCCTAACCCTGTTAACCACATGAGGGTAAAATTTTCTTTTTACCCCTATTATTTTAAAACATATcttaaaagaatatatatatatatatatatatatatatagtgtgtgtgaggttcattggggaacactaaaaaagtggggaaccgactcaaacaaactccgattggactcattccagcggcgttggaactgACTCGTCGAACACTAACTAGGAACTTTTAACCCTAAActctaaatcataacccctaaaccctaaatatattagggtttggcttttagtgTTTAGCTTTAATGTTTAGTTTTacggtttagctttagggtttagggtttagctttagagtttatggtttagcttttgggtttagctttaaggtttagctttaggtttagcctttaaggtttagcttttagggtttatagtttacattttacggtttagcttataTTTTAgtcttattttttagctttaggttttagagattaggagttaggatttagggttaagagatcttagttagggttcgacgagtcggttacaacgccgctggaatgagtccaattgaagttcgtttgagtcggttccccgctgttccccactttttagtgttccccaatgaacctttcCCTattatatagtgtgaggttcattggggaacactaaaaaagtggggaacactaaaaaagtgactcaaacgaactccgattggactcattccagcggcgttggaaccgtctcgtcaaaccctaactaggatctcttaaccctaaaccctaaatcctaacccCTAAATATACTAGGGTTTAGCCTcggggtttagctttagggtttagggcttagctttagggtttagctttaggtttagcctttagggtttatgttggtgcatatgtctgttaacttcgtcttgtatcgagtcttgtaatagaattGTTAGATCGAGTCACGTAGTTTGAGAAAAACGGAAAACAGTCATGAAATAGCCAGTTCACACGAACTAACCATTTCATACGAATTGGGTGTGCCATTTCGTGTGGAATGGACATGGCAGTTTCATGGGGAATGGattttgtaacacccccaaaattccacctgcggaaaccccgcgaggcgtgttacgcatcagagttcgagccaccaatcacattgaaccaatgataaatatttaaataagtcatgacattactTACTAATATAAgatgtcaacatgttatcaattctcaaaagtggtgtagcggaagcatgtaatcgtttagcaatcatttcataataataaccaaaatcaatgtattgtttataagtgaatccaagagtctcgatccatgaccactccagcactcccagatagcaagtccatgttccaaacgttaatgacctacaagcatgcaaacaagtgtgtcagactacgctggtgagttcaaggtttcgttaacgtgttgtgttaccagatatatgttaatgcgattcaatgttatgttacgatgttgctcatgttagttaccctagggactacgcccttatgtaaccgaggagtgtgcctcttagcaacccactatgttgttcagttagttaccctacgggaaccgcccttacgtaaccgaggagtgtgcctctaaacaaccatagtgaaacccagataattagttcacccccgtccttacggcccggtgtgaggtttcccacctaatagcgctatcaactaattacccccattgccctccaggcaataaccaaaaccgattaagttgtttacccaatgtttcccttccaaatgtttaccagttgtcccaaaccaccggacgcatgcttgagaaaatgcattgaactcaccttgatttgctcggtatgttaccgtaagtgctcacaaacaatcagtcaagtcctaaagtacgcataTGTATATGATCAGTTGGTATTCACAAAGTTGGCACGTATGTGTAATCAC encodes the following:
- the LOC110911473 gene encoding PR5-like receptor kinase isoform X2; the protein is MGLVNGEKNAKESFSCPGLVPFKYPFYNVRDTRCGLIKVNCTSKGGEVQFGGRWHEIVWRNFDFDHNPNHIFIHNRTFEDLVKSNSCEALMNTFTFPSPSPLLYSISINPNIALFKCTKILNSANQTDADFDPHYYMSYNRCNDRNFYYKYGDETFPSDLPQTCHVVQLPGKWPSSPGIDETNIFSLLSSNISILFELSPHCIECQKKGRVCNTTENGNDVQCLDVKWVSPSKERTQLEKHNSHKTIKILVIAGSALILILALVIFIILPQFLRVEKRKTGWRKKAKYNVKFEMFLKNHEFLAPKRFSYAQVEKMTNSFKFELGQGGFGTVYKGALGNQNLVAVKILSELKGDGEDFINEVASVGRTSHVNIVSLIGFCLEGRKKALIYEFMPNGSLERFIYNRDSSNSSHLGWEKLHQIAIGIARGLEYLHRGCGTRILHFDIKPHNILLDNDFCPKISDFGLAKLFREKESKISMSRMRGTPGYIAPELFSRNFGQVSHKSDVYSYGMMILEMVGGRKNIEVGVDHTSEIYFPHWIYKKVELHEDQLGLTEIVTDEENRIAKKMIIVGLWCIQTSPFIRPTITRVLEMLEGELESLEIPPKPYLSSPPRSSSSV
- the LOC110911473 gene encoding PR5-like receptor kinase isoform X3, coding for MGLVNGEKNAKVSPSKERTQLEKHNSHKTIKILVIAGSALILILALVIFIILPQFLRVEKRKTGWRKKAKYNVKFEMFLKNHEFLAPKRFSYAQVEKMTNSFKFELGQGGFGTVYKGALGNQNLVAVKILSELKGDGEDFINEVASVGRTSHVNIVSLIGFCLEGRKKALIYEFMPNGSLERFIYNRDSSNSSHLGWEKLHQIAIGIARGLEYLHRGCGTRILHFDIKPHNILLDNDFCPKISDFGLAKLFREKESKISMSRMRGTPGYIAPELFSRNFGQVSHKSDVYSYGMMILEMVGGRKNIEVGVDHTSEIYFPHWIYKKVELHEDQLGLTEIVTDEENRIAKKMIIVGLWCIQTSPFIRPTITRVLEMLEGELESLEIPPKPYLSSPPRSSSSV
- the LOC110911473 gene encoding PR5-like receptor kinase isoform X1; translation: MIIILCFMALILSSHSAIPTNISMPICPESFSCPGLVPFKYPFYNVRDTRCGLIKVNCTSKGGEVQFGGRWHEIVWRNFDFDHNPNHIFIHNRTFEDLVKSNSCEALMNTFTFPSPSPLLYSISINPNIALFKCTKILNSANQTDADFDPHYYMSYNRCNDRNFYYKYGDETFPSDLPQTCHVVQLPGKWPSSPGIDETNIFSLLSSNISILFELSPHCIECQKKGRVCNTTENGNDVQCLDVKWVSPSKERTQLEKHNSHKTIKILVIAGSALILILALVIFIILPQFLRVEKRKTGWRKKAKYNVKFEMFLKNHEFLAPKRFSYAQVEKMTNSFKFELGQGGFGTVYKGALGNQNLVAVKILSELKGDGEDFINEVASVGRTSHVNIVSLIGFCLEGRKKALIYEFMPNGSLERFIYNRDSSNSSHLGWEKLHQIAIGIARGLEYLHRGCGTRILHFDIKPHNILLDNDFCPKISDFGLAKLFREKESKISMSRMRGTPGYIAPELFSRNFGQVSHKSDVYSYGMMILEMVGGRKNIEVGVDHTSEIYFPHWIYKKVELHEDQLGLTEIVTDEENRIAKKMIIVGLWCIQTSPFIRPTITRVLEMLEGELESLEIPPKPYLSSPPRSSSSV